In Catenulispora sp. MAP5-51, a genomic segment contains:
- a CDS encoding putative baseplate assembly protein yields MALPSPNLDDRRFQQFVDDAKRYVQQRCPEWTDHNVSDPGVTLIEAVAYMADQLVYRLNRVPDKNYLAFLDLLGINRFPPAPARADVTFRLSAPQPNTVLVPAGSQIATLRTESEEALVFSSAEQLRIVPCELTAVVVQNNGASPTDRTVDVLDGKDVPAFSAAPQPGDALYFGLSSPVPSCLAVLRLSSQVDGVGVDPRQPPLVWEAWSADGWMACEVDSDDTGGLNRPGDVSLHVPSRHIVSRLAGVEAAWLRCRVLEPRAAQPFYAVSPSLRGASARTMGGTVRALHSDAVRDEDLGESSGVAGQRFRVSRRPVAVDDPMLQLDTSDGEGWQRWELVDTFAGSGPDDRHFQLDPVTGEITFGPALRQPDGSVRQYGAVPLKGVRIRATAYRIGGGRAGNVARGALSVLRTSIPYVSRVENREAARGGVDGESVAEAKVRAPISLRAQDRAVTVRDYEELTRRAAPEAARIHCLPVEEQTKVDGKAAGAGGVRLLVVPQAVPDVGGFLRFEQLVPGDELLSRIAAYLDDRRPIGTRLAVGPPFYQGVTAAVTLHAFRGVETDQVRTGAVNALYSYLDPLTGGPTGDGWPFGRAVHSGELYAVLQRVPGVEMVDEVRLHPADPLTGKRGDSADRIELDPSALVFSYDHRVKVVGG; encoded by the coding sequence ATGGCTTTGCCCTCGCCGAACCTCGACGACCGCCGGTTCCAGCAGTTCGTGGACGACGCCAAGCGCTACGTCCAGCAGCGCTGCCCGGAATGGACCGACCACAACGTCTCCGACCCCGGCGTGACGCTCATCGAGGCCGTGGCCTACATGGCCGACCAGCTGGTCTACCGGCTGAACCGGGTCCCGGACAAGAACTACCTGGCGTTCCTGGACCTGTTGGGCATCAACCGGTTCCCGCCGGCGCCGGCGCGCGCCGACGTGACCTTCCGCCTGTCCGCGCCGCAGCCGAACACGGTGCTGGTGCCGGCCGGCTCGCAGATCGCGACCCTGCGGACCGAGTCCGAGGAGGCGCTGGTCTTCAGCTCCGCCGAGCAGCTGCGGATCGTGCCGTGCGAGCTGACCGCGGTGGTGGTGCAGAACAACGGCGCGAGCCCGACCGACCGCACCGTGGACGTCCTCGACGGCAAGGACGTGCCCGCCTTCTCCGCGGCCCCGCAGCCCGGCGACGCGCTGTACTTCGGCCTGTCCTCGCCGGTGCCTTCGTGCCTGGCGGTGCTGCGGCTGAGCAGCCAGGTCGACGGTGTCGGCGTGGACCCGCGCCAGCCGCCGCTGGTGTGGGAGGCGTGGTCGGCGGACGGCTGGATGGCCTGCGAGGTCGACTCCGACGACACCGGCGGTCTGAACCGGCCCGGGGACGTGTCCCTGCACGTGCCGTCCCGGCACATCGTCTCGCGGCTGGCCGGCGTCGAGGCGGCGTGGCTGCGCTGCCGGGTGCTGGAGCCGCGCGCGGCGCAGCCGTTCTACGCCGTCAGCCCGAGCCTGCGCGGCGCCTCGGCCCGGACGATGGGCGGCACGGTGCGCGCCCTGCACTCCGATGCCGTCCGGGACGAGGACCTGGGGGAGTCCTCCGGGGTCGCGGGCCAGCGCTTCCGGGTGTCCCGCAGACCGGTCGCGGTCGACGACCCGATGCTCCAACTGGACACCTCTGACGGCGAGGGCTGGCAGCGCTGGGAGCTGGTCGACACCTTCGCCGGCTCCGGCCCCGACGACCGGCACTTCCAGCTGGACCCGGTGACCGGGGAGATCACCTTCGGACCGGCGCTGCGCCAGCCGGACGGCAGCGTGCGGCAGTACGGCGCGGTCCCGCTCAAGGGCGTGCGGATCCGGGCCACCGCCTACCGGATCGGCGGCGGCCGGGCCGGCAACGTCGCGCGCGGGGCTCTCAGTGTGCTGCGAACCTCGATCCCCTACGTCTCCCGCGTGGAGAACCGCGAGGCCGCGCGCGGCGGCGTGGACGGCGAATCGGTGGCCGAGGCCAAGGTGCGCGCGCCGATCTCGCTGCGGGCCCAGGACCGCGCGGTGACGGTCCGGGACTACGAGGAGCTGACCCGCCGCGCCGCCCCGGAGGCCGCACGCATCCACTGCCTGCCGGTCGAGGAGCAGACCAAGGTCGACGGCAAGGCGGCCGGGGCCGGCGGGGTCCGGCTGCTCGTGGTGCCGCAGGCGGTCCCGGACGTCGGCGGGTTCCTGCGCTTCGAGCAGCTGGTCCCGGGCGACGAGCTGCTCAGCCGGATCGCCGCCTATCTGGACGACCGGCGCCCGATCGGCACCCGGCTGGCCGTCGGCCCGCCGTTCTACCAGGGCGTCACCGCGGCGGTGACGCTGCACGCGTTCCGCGGGGTGGAGACCGACCAGGTCCGCACCGGCGCCGTCAACGCCCTGTATTCCTACCTCGACCCGCTGACCGGCGGGCCGACCGGGGACGGCTGGCCGTTCGGCCGCGCGGTGCACTCCGGCGAGCTGTACGCGGTGCTGCAGCGGGTCCCGGGCGTGGAGATGGTCGACGAGGTGCGCCTGCACCCGGCCGACCCGCTGACCGGCAAGCGCGGCGACTCCGCGGACCGCATCGAGCTGGACCCCTCGGCGCTGGTGTTCTCCTACGACCACCGCGTGAAGGTGGTCGGCGGATGA
- a CDS encoding LuxR C-terminal-related transcriptional regulator, with amino-acid sequence MRRVQTVVMAADPVLRAGIVNLLDHRSEIELLAEDGPGCDPLIVMCADDAGELLDAGPQAAPKPAYTVLVVSRMNKAQLLEVVELGVTAVVWRREATADRLVRAVQLVDRGAGDLPADLLGGLLGEVGRARRARGSGTEALPMGLSSREVDVIRLVSEGMETKEIAAKLCYSERTIKGVLHDVMTRLELRNRAHVVAHAAREGYLRWT; translated from the coding sequence GTGCGCCGTGTCCAGACCGTGGTGATGGCCGCCGATCCGGTGCTGCGCGCCGGCATCGTGAACCTGCTCGACCACCGCAGCGAGATCGAGCTGCTGGCCGAGGACGGCCCGGGCTGCGACCCGCTGATCGTGATGTGCGCCGACGACGCCGGCGAGCTGCTGGACGCCGGGCCCCAGGCCGCGCCCAAGCCCGCGTACACCGTGCTGGTGGTGAGCCGGATGAACAAGGCGCAGCTGCTGGAGGTGGTCGAGCTCGGCGTGACCGCCGTGGTCTGGCGCCGCGAGGCCACCGCCGACCGCCTGGTGCGCGCGGTACAGCTGGTCGACCGCGGCGCCGGGGACCTGCCGGCGGACCTGCTCGGCGGACTGCTCGGCGAGGTCGGCCGGGCCCGGCGGGCGCGCGGGTCGGGCACCGAGGCGCTGCCGATGGGGCTGTCCAGCCGCGAGGTGGACGTCATCCGCCTGGTGTCCGAGGGCATGGAGACCAAGGAGATCGCCGCGAAGCTCTGCTATTCCGAGCGCACCATCAAAGGCGTGCTGCACGACGTGATGACGCGGCTGGAGTTGCGCAACCGGGCCCACGTCGTCGCGCACGCCGCCCGCGAGGGCTACCTGCGCTGGACCTGA
- a CDS encoding VgrG-related protein: MTFGSFSSVPKVQIGGALSPLLKASLYSCWVEASLNVPSTFHVVFKDKTRLLTSTNAQLEIGLPITIFAVAGLIGEDQPLITGNITGIEADYSGGEFYTVIRGMDHAFKLLRKRRVKTYPNLSASDIVRIVAAEHGVATGKIESTPPPAADSQTSQPNIDDWSFIQGLAERTGKVVYFDNMGLLHFRTPTKAVPLTGVSADKSPYVLEFGANTLRCRSGFTAADQVTEVTSRGWNMVAKQTLIGRAPSVENPEVEAGLSPSGVAARFGGGSLVETGTPYVSDTEANTAATSLAADVTSSFAELEVAVRGTPQLLPDKSVTLSKAGKPFDGAYTITGVKHVFEHGTYETWVSMTGRQFRSLYGLASGGTGGTGHRMSGVVSAIVTDIHDPLRMGRVKLRYPWLDDKYTSDWARTVQHGGVSALGGLEHAAGADHIPAGAPGSGGFIGYAVNDEVLVTFDRGDFDQPYVIGGLYNGVNKPTKLTVDNLVSKDGIPNVLAVSSRRGHRLELLDDEYSMNAGVKLLTNDGEQSVHLDKMENEIAVKNATGPITIESKTPVGGVTIRAGSTSITMTPEGAVSITGATAVSLTSDVAMTLKATEMTLDAPLINVVGAELNYTGASFSVEAAEITLTGNVAIVGEGTIDTQQIVVI, translated from the coding sequence GTGACGTTCGGCTCCTTCTCCTCGGTCCCCAAGGTCCAGATCGGCGGCGCGCTGTCCCCGCTGCTGAAGGCCTCCCTGTACTCCTGCTGGGTCGAGGCCAGCCTCAACGTGCCCTCCACGTTCCACGTCGTGTTCAAGGACAAGACGCGCCTGCTGACGTCCACCAACGCGCAGCTGGAGATCGGCCTGCCGATCACCATCTTCGCCGTGGCCGGGCTGATCGGCGAGGACCAGCCGCTGATCACCGGGAACATCACCGGGATCGAGGCGGACTACTCCGGCGGTGAGTTCTACACCGTCATCCGCGGCATGGACCACGCCTTCAAGCTCCTGCGCAAGCGGCGCGTGAAGACGTACCCGAACTTGTCCGCCTCCGACATCGTGCGCATCGTGGCCGCCGAGCACGGGGTGGCGACCGGCAAGATCGAGTCCACGCCGCCCCCGGCGGCGGACTCCCAGACCTCCCAGCCCAACATCGACGACTGGTCCTTCATCCAGGGCCTGGCCGAGCGCACCGGCAAGGTCGTGTACTTCGACAACATGGGCCTGCTGCACTTCCGCACTCCGACCAAGGCCGTGCCGCTGACCGGCGTCAGCGCCGACAAGAGTCCGTACGTGCTCGAGTTCGGTGCCAACACCCTGCGCTGCCGCTCCGGGTTCACCGCCGCCGACCAGGTCACCGAGGTGACCTCGCGGGGCTGGAACATGGTGGCCAAGCAGACCCTGATCGGGCGCGCCCCGAGCGTGGAGAACCCCGAGGTGGAGGCCGGCCTGAGCCCGTCGGGGGTGGCGGCGCGGTTCGGCGGCGGCTCCCTGGTGGAGACGGGCACCCCGTACGTCAGCGACACCGAGGCCAACACCGCCGCCACATCCCTGGCCGCCGACGTGACCTCCTCCTTCGCCGAGCTCGAAGTCGCCGTCCGCGGCACGCCGCAGCTGCTGCCGGACAAGTCGGTCACCCTGAGCAAGGCCGGCAAGCCCTTCGACGGCGCCTACACGATCACCGGCGTCAAGCACGTGTTCGAGCACGGCACCTACGAGACCTGGGTGTCGATGACCGGCCGCCAGTTCCGCTCCCTGTACGGCCTGGCCTCCGGCGGCACCGGGGGCACCGGGCACCGGATGAGCGGCGTGGTCAGCGCGATCGTCACCGACATCCACGACCCGCTGCGCATGGGCCGGGTCAAGCTGCGCTACCCCTGGCTGGACGACAAGTACACCAGCGACTGGGCCCGCACCGTGCAGCACGGCGGCGTCAGCGCGCTCGGCGGCCTGGAGCACGCCGCCGGCGCCGACCACATCCCGGCCGGCGCCCCGGGCTCCGGCGGCTTCATCGGCTACGCCGTCAACGACGAGGTCCTGGTCACCTTCGACCGCGGCGACTTCGACCAGCCCTACGTCATCGGCGGCCTGTACAACGGCGTGAACAAGCCGACCAAGCTCACCGTCGACAACCTGGTCTCCAAAGACGGCATCCCGAACGTGCTGGCCGTGTCCTCCCGGCGCGGCCACCGGCTGGAGCTGCTCGACGACGAGTACTCCATGAACGCCGGGGTCAAGCTTCTGACCAACGACGGGGAGCAGAGCGTCCATCTGGACAAGATGGAGAACGAGATCGCGGTCAAGAACGCCACCGGCCCGATCACCATCGAGAGCAAGACCCCGGTCGGCGGCGTCACGATCCGCGCCGGCAGCACCAGCATCACCATGACGCCGGAGGGCGCGGTGAGCATCACCGGCGCCACCGCCGTCAGCCTCACCTCCGACGTCGCGATGACGCTGAAGGCCACCGAGATGACCCTGGACGCGCCGCTGATCAACGTGGTCGGCGCGGAGCTGAACTACACCGGCGCCTCGTTCTCGGTGGAGGCCGCCGAGATCACGCTGACCGGCAACGTCGCCATCGTCGGCGAGGGCACGATCGACACGCAGCAGATCGTGGTGATCTGA
- a CDS encoding phage tail protein produces MRGAADGLGTPFPLGEQLPSVYADDDFAQRFVAGLDDLFAPMLSVLDNLAAYLRPELAPPDFVGWLGGWVGAELSGDESDPDLRAAVSGAAALHRYRGTVHGLAEAVRLGFGIQPRIHESGGMSWSGRPLGPLPGEPEPALEVRLTKEQARSVDLDRLGALVAAIRPAHIPFSIVVEKS; encoded by the coding sequence ATGAGGGGCGCGGCCGACGGCCTCGGCACCCCCTTCCCGCTGGGCGAGCAGCTGCCGAGCGTCTACGCCGACGACGACTTCGCGCAGCGGTTCGTCGCCGGCCTGGACGACCTGTTCGCGCCGATGCTCTCGGTGCTGGACAACCTCGCGGCCTACCTGCGGCCCGAGCTCGCGCCCCCGGACTTCGTGGGCTGGCTCGGCGGCTGGGTCGGCGCCGAGCTGTCCGGGGACGAGTCCGACCCCGACCTGCGCGCGGCCGTGTCCGGGGCGGCCGCGCTGCACCGGTACCGCGGCACCGTGCACGGCCTGGCCGAGGCGGTCCGCCTCGGGTTCGGCATCCAGCCGCGGATCCACGAGAGCGGCGGGATGTCCTGGTCCGGGCGTCCGCTGGGGCCGCTGCCGGGCGAGCCGGAGCCGGCCCTGGAGGTCCGGCTGACCAAGGAGCAGGCCCGCTCGGTCGATCTGGACCGGCTGGGGGCGCTGGTCGCCGCCATCCGGCCGGCGCACATCCCGTTTTCCATCGTCGTCGAGAAATCCTGA
- a CDS encoding phage tail protein: MSTSTLDPGSSLFFKLTIDGQDLGLFNQCEGLSAEVEVYQHKEGGNNGYTTFLPGRVSHGNITLTRPLTPDSNKIAAWISSIATGIQRPTAQIAALRADGSQVVQWGLLDVLPVSWSGPTLDPASNTVATERLVIAHHGFTASGA, from the coding sequence ATGAGTACTTCCACCCTGGATCCCGGGTCCAGCCTGTTCTTCAAGCTGACGATCGACGGGCAGGACCTCGGCCTGTTCAACCAGTGCGAGGGCCTGTCCGCCGAGGTGGAGGTCTACCAGCACAAGGAGGGCGGCAACAACGGCTACACCACCTTCCTGCCCGGCCGGGTCAGCCATGGCAACATCACGCTCACCCGGCCGCTGACGCCGGACAGCAACAAGATCGCGGCGTGGATCTCCTCGATCGCGACCGGGATCCAGCGGCCGACGGCGCAGATCGCGGCGTTGCGGGCGGACGGGTCGCAGGTCGTGCAGTGGGGCCTGTTGGACGTGCTGCCGGTCAGCTGGAGCGGGCCGACGCTGGATCCGGCCAGCAACACCGTGGCCACCGAGCGACTCGTCATCGCCCACCACGGCTTCACCGCGTCGGGAGCGTGA
- a CDS encoding DUF4255 domain-containing protein, whose product MIPEIDEALRSLLRSSLPDKGVEIAFDAPTRDWAARRNSPTVDAYLYDIREDLTRRERGVFSVRDERGIVVRRRHPPRYFRLSYLVTAWTKRAEDEHRLLAVVLGCLLGQDTLPIPEGSGQLAALGLQIPMTAAVPPTETRSLADIWSALGGDLKPSLDLVITAPYPVGPELPVGPAVTEGAGLRSHRLDEPEAEAPLRLRRYGKIER is encoded by the coding sequence TTGATCCCCGAAATCGACGAGGCGCTGCGCAGCCTGCTGCGTTCCTCCCTGCCCGACAAGGGCGTGGAGATCGCCTTCGACGCGCCCACCCGGGACTGGGCCGCGCGCCGGAACAGCCCCACGGTCGACGCCTACCTCTACGACATCCGTGAGGACCTCACGCGCCGTGAACGCGGCGTGTTCTCGGTCCGGGACGAGCGCGGCATCGTCGTACGCCGCCGCCACCCCCCGCGCTACTTCCGCCTGTCCTATCTGGTCACCGCCTGGACGAAGCGGGCTGAGGACGAACACCGGCTGCTGGCCGTGGTCCTGGGATGTCTGCTCGGGCAGGACACGCTGCCCATCCCCGAGGGCTCCGGCCAACTGGCGGCCCTGGGTCTGCAGATCCCGATGACGGCGGCCGTCCCGCCGACCGAGACCCGCTCCCTGGCCGACATCTGGTCGGCCCTCGGCGGCGACCTCAAGCCCTCCCTGGACCTGGTGATCACCGCGCCGTACCCGGTGGGACCGGAGCTCCCGGTCGGGCCGGCCGTCACCGAGGGCGCAGGGCTTCGCAGCCACCGGCTGGACGAGCCGGAGGCCGAGGCGCCGCTGCGGCTGCGCCGCTACGGGAAGATCGAGCGATGA
- a CDS encoding GPW/gp25 family protein: protein MGERFVGSGWGFPMRVDAGGRIGLVSHDQEIEEAMRLVLATAPGERPMRPEFGCAVHDLVFAPVNDKTVGRIQHEVRTSLDRWEPRIVVTGVEVSVDPDRPTVLYIDVHYQLRGTNNPRSLVFPFYVIPDHEGPQDPAATNTEAA, encoded by the coding sequence ATGGGTGAGCGTTTCGTCGGCTCCGGCTGGGGCTTCCCGATGCGCGTGGACGCCGGCGGCCGCATCGGCCTGGTCTCCCACGACCAGGAGATCGAGGAGGCCATGCGCCTGGTGCTGGCCACCGCGCCCGGGGAGCGGCCGATGCGCCCGGAGTTCGGCTGCGCCGTGCACGACCTGGTGTTCGCCCCGGTCAACGACAAGACCGTGGGCCGCATCCAGCACGAGGTGCGCACCAGCCTGGACCGCTGGGAGCCGCGCATCGTGGTCACCGGCGTCGAGGTCAGCGTGGACCCCGACCGCCCCACCGTCCTGTACATCGACGTGCACTACCAGCTGCGCGGCACCAACAACCCGCGGTCCCTGGTCTTCCCCTTCTACGTCATCCCCGACCACGAAGGGCCGCAAGACCCGGCCGCTACGAATACGGAAGCAGCCTGA
- a CDS encoding ATP-binding protein, translating into MSGTLPPDAIAARNCLDLLAEQIRALIDQRSATDPGAGDPFRGLRLSEDHIGWLLEAGSLGTDSGQAAVAVEAGRWPRLAGLAEIFALSEFDVAVLVLALAPDLDRVFESCYGYLNDDVTRRRATVGLALELCGYTAWDPAARARFGSGAPLIEGGLLELEDAERPLLSRALRVPDRVVAHLLGDDTPDDVLHGLIQTVDDLTAAEPDAATRAELERRPGLVELLRAGPALIQLREHRKGSADAVALALFAAAGRPALRITLTEQILSRAAEIVPALVREARLRGAGLVVFLPEPADPGPLCTDRIPVLLVGEVRRESGGWPVRPLVVDVQSPAGGSPEWSARWRAELGPIAPDTDLEATIAPFRLTATGIARAAGTARALAALEGRQPDASHIRRAARQENARGMGPGVRHVEPAVGWPDLVLPETEGERLRELVDRVRNRDRVLGAWGLRPGGGRGRGVAALFAGESGTGKTLAAEVVAGELGLDLYVVELSALVDKYVGETEKNLERLFAEADRVDAVILFDEADAVFGKRSETKDAHDRYANMESAYLLQRLESFNGVALLTTNLRANIDDAFTRRFDLIVDFPFPDAALRKALWRRCLAGPVPVDPDVADGTALDPVADRFELAGGAIRAAATTAAYLAAAGGRPVGAEDLLAGARREYRKMGRLSEEDLVGLEF; encoded by the coding sequence ATGAGCGGCACGCTGCCGCCCGACGCGATCGCCGCCAGGAACTGCCTGGACCTGCTCGCCGAGCAGATACGAGCCCTGATCGACCAGCGGTCCGCGACCGATCCCGGCGCCGGGGACCCGTTCCGCGGCCTGCGGCTGTCGGAGGACCACATCGGCTGGCTGCTGGAGGCCGGGAGTCTGGGTACTGATTCCGGCCAGGCAGCCGTCGCGGTCGAAGCGGGGCGATGGCCGCGGCTGGCCGGACTCGCCGAGATCTTCGCGCTGTCGGAGTTCGATGTCGCGGTATTGGTCCTGGCCCTGGCTCCGGATCTGGATCGGGTCTTCGAGTCCTGCTACGGCTATCTGAACGACGACGTGACCCGGCGGCGCGCCACGGTCGGTCTGGCGCTGGAGCTGTGCGGCTACACCGCCTGGGATCCGGCGGCGCGAGCCCGGTTCGGCAGCGGGGCACCGCTGATCGAGGGCGGACTGCTGGAGCTGGAAGACGCCGAGCGTCCGTTGTTGTCGCGGGCGTTGCGCGTGCCGGATCGCGTCGTGGCCCATCTGCTGGGCGATGACACGCCTGACGACGTCCTGCACGGACTGATTCAGACTGTTGACGACCTCACCGCGGCCGAACCGGATGCCGCCACGCGCGCCGAGCTCGAACGCCGCCCGGGCCTGGTGGAGCTGCTGCGCGCCGGCCCGGCGCTGATCCAGCTGCGCGAGCACCGCAAAGGCAGCGCCGACGCGGTCGCGCTGGCGCTGTTCGCCGCGGCCGGCCGTCCGGCGCTGCGGATCACGCTGACCGAGCAGATCCTTTCCCGCGCCGCGGAGATCGTGCCCGCGCTGGTCCGCGAGGCCCGGCTGCGCGGCGCCGGGCTGGTGGTGTTCCTGCCCGAGCCGGCCGACCCCGGACCGCTGTGCACCGACCGGATCCCGGTCCTGCTGGTCGGCGAGGTGCGGCGGGAATCCGGCGGCTGGCCGGTGCGTCCGCTGGTGGTGGACGTGCAGTCCCCGGCCGGCGGCTCGCCGGAGTGGAGCGCGCGCTGGCGTGCCGAGCTCGGCCCGATCGCTCCGGACACCGACCTGGAGGCGACGATCGCCCCGTTCCGGCTGACCGCCACCGGGATCGCCCGCGCCGCCGGGACGGCCCGGGCACTGGCCGCGCTGGAAGGCCGGCAGCCGGACGCGAGCCACATCCGCCGCGCCGCCCGGCAGGAGAACGCCCGCGGCATGGGCCCGGGGGTGCGGCATGTGGAGCCCGCCGTCGGCTGGCCGGACCTGGTCCTGCCCGAGACCGAGGGCGAGCGGCTGCGCGAGCTGGTGGACCGGGTCCGCAACCGCGACCGGGTCCTGGGCGCCTGGGGCCTGCGCCCGGGCGGCGGCCGGGGCCGCGGGGTCGCGGCGCTGTTCGCGGGGGAGTCCGGGACCGGCAAGACGCTCGCGGCCGAGGTGGTCGCCGGCGAGCTGGGCCTGGACTTGTACGTGGTCGAACTCAGTGCCCTGGTGGACAAGTACGTCGGGGAGACCGAGAAGAACCTGGAGCGGCTGTTCGCCGAGGCCGACCGGGTGGACGCGGTCATCCTGTTCGACGAGGCCGACGCGGTGTTCGGCAAACGCTCGGAGACCAAGGACGCGCACGACCGCTACGCCAACATGGAGAGCGCGTATCTGTTGCAGCGCCTGGAATCCTTCAACGGCGTCGCCCTGCTGACCACCAACCTGCGGGCCAACATCGACGACGCCTTCACCCGACGCTTCGACCTGATCGTCGACTTCCCCTTCCCGGATGCCGCGCTGCGCAAGGCCCTGTGGCGGCGCTGCCTGGCCGGGCCCGTCCCGGTGGACCCCGACGTCGCCGACGGCACGGCCCTGGACCCGGTCGCCGACCGCTTCGAGCTGGCCGGCGGCGCCATCCGGGCCGCCGCCACCACCGCGGCCTACCTGGCCGCGGCCGGGGGCCGGCCGGTGGGCGCCGAGGACCTGCTCGCCGGCGCGCGGCGGGAGTACCGGAAGATGGGGCGGCTCTCGGAGGAGGACCTGGTGGGGCTCGAGTTCTGA
- a CDS encoding LysM peptidoglycan-binding domain-containing protein yields MSSQPGVSLVKASLTIKEPPIGPALEPGGTMREINFQFNPETLTLAKSANWSNTPLPFFKYVSIPSFGGADPYTLTFQLFLDSSMTPAGTKVQDDVEALLKCCEVTDQSIAAFQPSTPWVFFQWGSFSTVSFNAYVQNISANYTYFDPSGVPLRATCDLTITQIPGLTLGQNPTSGALSAHRSHRVRAGDTLQSMAWSEYGDATAWRTIAEANEIDDPMRLSPGAELLIPAPDQVRR; encoded by the coding sequence ATGTCCTCGCAGCCCGGAGTCAGCCTGGTCAAGGCCTCGCTCACGATCAAGGAACCGCCCATCGGGCCCGCGCTGGAGCCCGGGGGGACGATGCGGGAGATCAACTTCCAGTTCAACCCCGAGACGCTGACGCTGGCCAAGAGCGCCAACTGGAGCAACACCCCGCTCCCGTTCTTCAAGTACGTCAGCATCCCCAGCTTCGGCGGCGCCGATCCCTACACCCTGACCTTCCAGCTCTTCCTGGACTCCTCGATGACCCCGGCCGGGACCAAGGTGCAGGACGACGTCGAGGCCCTGCTCAAGTGCTGTGAGGTGACCGACCAGTCGATCGCCGCCTTCCAGCCCTCCACCCCGTGGGTCTTCTTCCAGTGGGGCAGCTTCTCCACGGTCAGCTTCAACGCCTACGTGCAGAACATCTCCGCCAACTACACGTACTTCGACCCCTCCGGCGTCCCGCTGCGCGCCACCTGCGACCTGACGATCACCCAGATCCCCGGTCTCACCCTGGGCCAGAACCCCACCTCCGGCGCGCTGTCCGCGCACCGCTCGCACCGGGTCCGCGCCGGCGACACGCTGCAGTCCATGGCCTGGTCGGAGTACGGTGACGCCACCGCCTGGCGCACCATCGCCGAGGCCAACGAGATCGACGACCCGATGCGCCTGAGTCCCGGCGCCGAGCTGCTCATCCCCGCCCCCGACCAGGTCCGGAGGTGA